A window from Kovacikia minuta CCNUW1 encodes these proteins:
- a CDS encoding NADP(H)-dependent aldo-keto reductase: MQYRQLGESDLQVSELCLGTMTYGQQNTEKDAHQQLDYAVAQGVNFIDAAEMYPVPAKAETQGLTEVYLGSWLARQHRDRLIIATKIAGPSRNLNWIRGGPKAIDRANIEQAVHDSLQRLQTDYIDLYQIHWPDRYVPLFGQTVYNPQQVRNTIPIAEQLSVFADLIQAGKIRYLGLSNETPWGVAEFCHTARLLGLPKIISIQNAYNLINRGFETALVETCLQEKLGLLAYSPLGFGNLTGKYLQASPVNGRMTLFPGFGQRYLKPNVMEAVAGYAAIARQYHLSPTTLALAFVRQRWFVTSAIVGATSLDQLKENLASIEVTLSPDILTEIDRVHDRYPNPAP, translated from the coding sequence ATGCAGTATCGGCAACTCGGTGAAAGCGATCTTCAGGTTTCAGAACTTTGTTTGGGGACAATGACCTATGGACAACAGAACACGGAGAAGGATGCCCACCAACAGTTAGACTATGCGGTTGCCCAGGGAGTTAATTTTATTGATGCCGCGGAAATGTATCCCGTTCCTGCTAAGGCTGAAACCCAGGGATTGACAGAAGTTTACCTGGGGAGTTGGTTGGCACGGCAGCACCGCGATCGCCTGATTATTGCCACCAAAATTGCAGGACCTTCCCGCAACCTGAACTGGATTCGGGGTGGTCCGAAAGCGATTGATCGTGCCAACATTGAGCAAGCCGTCCATGACAGCCTGCAACGATTGCAAACGGATTATATTGACCTCTATCAAATCCACTGGCCCGATCGCTACGTCCCCCTGTTTGGGCAGACGGTCTACAATCCTCAGCAGGTCAGGAATACCATCCCGATTGCCGAACAACTGAGCGTATTTGCTGACCTGATTCAGGCAGGAAAAATTCGCTACCTCGGACTTAGCAACGAAACCCCCTGGGGCGTGGCGGAGTTTTGCCATACTGCCCGGTTGTTGGGCTTACCTAAAATTATCTCGATTCAGAATGCCTACAACTTAATTAACCGCGGATTCGAGACGGCACTGGTGGAAACCTGTTTACAGGAGAAACTCGGACTTCTGGCCTATAGCCCGCTTGGGTTTGGAAACTTGACGGGTAAATATCTGCAAGCCAGTCCTGTAAATGGTCGCATGACGCTATTCCCAGGATTTGGGCAGCGGTATCTCAAACCAAATGTGATGGAGGCGGTTGCTGGATATGCGGCGATCGCCCGTCAATATCATCTCAGCCCTACTACCCTGGCGCTGGCATTTGTCCGCCAACGCTGGTTTGTTACCAGTGCGATCGTCGGTGCCACCAGCCTCGATCAACTCAAGGAAAATCTTGCCAGTATCGAAGTAACGCTCAGTCCAGACATCCTGACAGAAATTGACAGAGTTCACGATCGCTATCCCAATCCTGCTCCTTAA
- a CDS encoding AAA family ATPase — translation MAPGYFNHFEDSSNTRKFQGQGLLGAGWRPYYRQIDPKFLTDLLLEDTSEFAHKTLNLVSYLADATGRQNYTGWANLMNLFSADTRYYLDEFWNYITPEPPSPDHRYADILSIETPIKQVVSRNSIAIDHVFNCLQEITIRKILQLLGRPNLITQYYLERYFYYPVQQFQHWERLDVINTVHAYWQEHEIWLQIDSLGKERRLTLMAQDLAPLVRKATTGVAVMLSGYQSRVGQIQAPYPIRTFPEDVQNFTDAVQQGIFDQSQLAVLVSGEPGTGKTAWTQAVAKEILVPLGYVVFILDHDAVENFVPPTYLERICLIINEADNLAQNRALEAAQRNNKTEHILSLLDGTLYQSVIDQTNSHRSQKLVVLMTCNTTERLDPAILRKGRIDLICEFTHRFV, via the coding sequence ATGGCACCCGGCTACTTCAATCATTTCGAAGATTCTTCCAACACCAGGAAATTTCAGGGGCAGGGGTTGCTGGGTGCTGGTTGGCGACCGTATTACCGTCAGATAGACCCCAAGTTTTTGACCGACTTACTGCTGGAGGATACCTCCGAATTTGCCCACAAAACCCTGAATCTGGTCAGCTATCTTGCTGATGCAACGGGTCGTCAAAACTACACCGGATGGGCAAATCTGATGAATTTGTTCTCGGCTGATACTCGCTACTACCTGGATGAGTTTTGGAACTATATTACGCCTGAGCCTCCAAGCCCAGATCACCGTTATGCAGACATTTTAAGCATTGAGACACCCATCAAACAGGTTGTGAGTCGGAATAGTATCGCGATCGATCACGTATTTAACTGCTTGCAAGAAATTACCATTCGCAAGATTCTTCAGCTTCTAGGACGCCCCAACCTGATCACCCAATACTATCTAGAGCGCTACTTCTATTACCCGGTTCAACAATTCCAGCATTGGGAGCGACTGGACGTAATTAATACCGTCCATGCCTACTGGCAAGAACACGAAATTTGGCTGCAAATCGACAGCCTGGGGAAAGAACGACGCCTGACTTTGATGGCACAGGATTTGGCCCCTCTCGTTCGAAAAGCGACCACTGGCGTTGCTGTCATGCTGAGTGGCTATCAGAGCCGGGTAGGGCAAATTCAAGCCCCCTATCCCATTCGAACCTTTCCGGAGGATGTGCAGAATTTTACAGATGCGGTGCAGCAAGGGATTTTTGACCAATCCCAGTTGGCTGTTCTGGTGAGTGGCGAACCGGGCACAGGCAAAACTGCCTGGACTCAGGCAGTTGCCAAAGAAATTTTGGTGCCCTTAGGCTATGTCGTGTTCATCCTGGACCACGATGCAGTTGAGAATTTTGTGCCCCCCACCTATCTTGAACGGATTTGCCTGATCATCAATGAAGCGGATAATCTGGCTCAAAACCGGGCACTGGAAGCTGCTCAACGCAACAACAAGACGGAACACATTCTGAGTCTATTAGATGGCACCTTGTACCAAAGTGTTATTGACCAAACTAACAGCCATCGGTCTCAAAAGCTGGTCGTGCTAATGACCTGCAACACAACCGAAAGGCTTGATCCGGCAATTCTTCGTAAAGGAAGAATTGATCTCATCTGCGAGTTCACCCATCGGTTTGTTTAA
- a CDS encoding HhoA/HhoB/HtrA family serine endopeptidase yields MKTPTHHQPDSIHFFWKKSAIYLLLPLFGAGAAIAGDRLLSSGLVATAPAIAQTTSNLPQSPSTIAQAPNRSSAILNSSDPNFVVNVVDRVGPAVVRIDSARTVKSRTPAIFNDPFFRQFFGSDFPTPPSTRVERGTGSGFIIRPDGLILTNAHVVDGVDSVTVKLTDGRELKGKVLGTDPLTDVAVVKVQASSLPIVKVGNSEQLKPGEWAIAIGNPLGLDNTVTVGIISGTGRRSSQIGVSDKRVGFIQTDAAINPGNSGGPLLNQRGEVIGMNTAIIGGAQGLGFAIPINTAQRIADQLIAKGKIDHPYLGIQMTTLTPELRKQINSTPSSNITVKEDRGVVVIGVMRNSPAARGGIKIGDVIQKVNGRVVNTADDVQQAVENSSVGGNLQVELNRNGQSQTLSLQPGAFPTKTAQSGQDE; encoded by the coding sequence ATGAAAACCCCAACTCATCATCAACCTGATTCCATTCATTTCTTCTGGAAGAAGTCGGCGATTTATCTGTTGCTCCCACTATTTGGCGCAGGAGCTGCGATCGCGGGCGATCGTCTGCTGTCTTCTGGTCTGGTGGCAACCGCTCCTGCCATCGCCCAAACAACGAGCAACCTGCCCCAGTCTCCATCAACCATTGCCCAGGCTCCTAACAGAAGCAGCGCGATTCTTAACTCTTCTGACCCTAATTTTGTGGTTAATGTTGTAGACCGGGTAGGACCTGCGGTTGTTCGAATTGATTCGGCTCGAACCGTTAAAAGTCGGACTCCAGCAATTTTTAATGACCCTTTTTTCCGCCAGTTTTTTGGCTCCGATTTTCCCACCCCTCCCTCCACACGGGTTGAGCGGGGAACAGGGTCTGGGTTCATCATCCGACCCGATGGGCTAATTTTAACTAATGCCCACGTAGTTGATGGGGTTGATAGTGTAACCGTAAAACTGACAGACGGGCGGGAATTAAAAGGCAAGGTGCTAGGAACTGACCCCTTAACGGATGTGGCGGTGGTCAAGGTACAAGCTTCAAGCTTACCGATTGTGAAGGTGGGTAATTCAGAACAGTTGAAACCAGGGGAGTGGGCGATCGCAATTGGGAATCCATTAGGACTGGATAATACCGTGACAGTCGGTATTATCAGTGGTACAGGTCGCAGGAGTTCTCAAATTGGAGTCTCTGATAAGCGTGTTGGTTTCATCCAAACCGATGCCGCAATTAACCCTGGTAACTCTGGTGGTCCCCTGCTGAACCAGCGTGGAGAAGTGATTGGGATGAACACTGCCATTATTGGGGGTGCTCAGGGTTTGGGCTTTGCCATTCCAATCAACACGGCACAGCGCATTGCAGACCAGTTGATTGCCAAAGGCAAAATTGACCATCCCTACCTGGGAATTCAAATGACCACGCTGACCCCTGAACTCAGGAAGCAGATTAACAGCACTCCTAGTAGCAATATCACCGTTAAGGAAGACCGGGGCGTTGTGGTGATTGGGGTTATGCGAAATTCTCCTGCTGCCAGGGGAGGAATTAAGATTGGCGATGTGATCCAGAAAGTGAATGGTCGGGTTGTGAATACGGCGGATGATGTTCAGCAAGCGGTGGAAAATAGTTCCGTTGGTGGCAACCTCCAGGTTGAGCTGAACCGCAATGGGCAATCCCAAACACTGTCGCTCCAACCCGGCGCATTTCCAACCAAAACTGCTCAGAGTGGACAGGATGAGTAG
- the def gene encoding peptide deformylase, with product MTEPLKVIELGNPVLRQRSQPVLDVRNERIQTLIDDLILTVQKANGVGIAAPQVAQSDRLFIVASRPNPRYPHAPEMEPTAMINPRILSHSSETEKGWEGCLSIPGIRGQVPRFRAIEVEYVGRDGRQYRQELTDFVARIFQHELDHLDGIVFLDRVQSTQELMTEQEYQQRVVQAPEA from the coding sequence ATGACTGAACCTTTGAAAGTAATTGAATTAGGAAACCCGGTTTTACGGCAGCGATCGCAGCCTGTGTTAGATGTCAGGAATGAGCGTATCCAAACACTGATTGATGATTTGATTTTGACGGTGCAAAAGGCTAATGGAGTTGGAATTGCAGCTCCCCAGGTTGCCCAGAGCGATCGCCTCTTTATCGTGGCATCCCGCCCCAACCCCCGCTATCCCCATGCGCCAGAGATGGAACCAACAGCAATGATCAACCCGCGTATCCTTTCCCATTCCAGCGAGACCGAGAAGGGGTGGGAAGGGTGCCTCAGCATTCCAGGGATTCGCGGACAGGTGCCGAGGTTTCGGGCGATCGAAGTGGAATATGTGGGGCGAGACGGTAGGCAATACAGGCAGGAATTGACCGATTTTGTTGCCCGCATCTTCCAGCATGAATTGGATCATCTGGACGGGATTGTGTTTCTCGATCGGGTGCAGAGTACCCAGGAGCTGATGACTGAGCAGGAATATCAGCAGCGGGTGGTGCAAGCGCCAGAAGCCTGA
- a CDS encoding helix-hairpin-helix domain-containing protein yields the protein MVKIVSRKSLGIQPVFDIGVRADDHNFVLANGLVASNCFNKSHSTAYGYVTFQTAYLKANYPVEYMAALLTANSGDQDKVQKYIATCMAMGIKVEPPDVNRSGIDFTPMSDSILFGLSAVRNVGIGAIESILAVREEGGPFKSLADLCDRVDSRTVNRRAMEALIYCGAFDSFESNRNQLLKDLELVLDWAQSRARDRASGQGNLFDLLGSGTTVQEAPASFESAPKAPPAPELPQQEKLRMEKEILGFYISDHPLKQVRESARILAPINLSDLADYSENGATVSAIVLLTNVKPVMTKKGDRMAIVQVEDLTGQTEAVVFPKSYANIGQHIQPDARLMVWGKVDRRDDQVQFIIEDAEPIEMVQMVMVEINPVIASDIAQRQRLKEVLLENQGEKDKAKVPVVAIVSAQDKCHFVRFGPQFRVQDYQTAVNALVRAGFQARVTPLAGANS from the coding sequence ATGGTAAAGATTGTCAGCCGGAAATCATTGGGAATTCAGCCTGTGTTTGATATCGGTGTTCGGGCTGATGACCATAACTTTGTTTTGGCAAATGGGCTGGTTGCTTCTAACTGTTTCAACAAAAGCCACTCGACTGCCTACGGGTATGTAACGTTTCAGACGGCTTACCTGAAGGCAAACTATCCGGTTGAATATATGGCGGCGCTGCTGACGGCAAATAGCGGCGATCAGGACAAGGTTCAAAAATATATTGCCACCTGCATGGCAATGGGGATTAAGGTAGAACCGCCAGACGTGAATCGTTCTGGGATAGATTTTACTCCCATGAGCGACAGCATTTTGTTTGGATTGTCGGCAGTCCGTAATGTTGGAATTGGCGCAATAGAGAGTATTTTGGCCGTCCGGGAAGAAGGGGGGCCATTTAAATCGCTGGCGGATTTGTGCGATCGTGTCGATTCTCGCACGGTTAACCGGCGGGCAATGGAAGCGCTGATTTATTGTGGAGCATTTGACAGTTTTGAATCTAACCGCAATCAACTATTAAAAGACCTGGAGTTGGTCCTGGACTGGGCACAGTCTCGCGCCAGAGACCGAGCCAGTGGACAGGGAAATCTGTTTGATTTACTGGGCAGCGGTACAACTGTGCAAGAAGCACCTGCCAGCTTTGAATCTGCACCCAAAGCTCCACCTGCCCCAGAATTGCCCCAGCAGGAAAAATTACGGATGGAGAAGGAAATTCTGGGCTTTTACATCTCTGACCATCCACTGAAGCAGGTGCGGGAATCGGCTCGGATTCTGGCTCCAATTAATTTAAGTGACCTGGCAGACTACAGCGAAAATGGTGCAACCGTAAGTGCCATCGTTCTGTTGACCAATGTGAAGCCAGTTATGACGAAGAAGGGAGATCGCATGGCGATCGTTCAGGTAGAAGATTTGACTGGACAAACGGAAGCGGTCGTCTTTCCCAAATCCTACGCAAATATTGGTCAACACATTCAGCCCGATGCCCGCTTGATGGTTTGGGGCAAGGTCGATCGACGGGATGATCAGGTTCAGTTCATCATTGAAGATGCGGAACCGATCGAAATGGTGCAAATGGTGATGGTTGAAATCAACCCTGTAATCGCCAGCGACATTGCCCAGCGGCAGCGGTTAAAAGAAGTGTTATTGGAAAACCAGGGTGAGAAGGATAAAGCAAAGGTGCCTGTCGTGGCGATCGTGAGTGCCCAAGATAAATGTCATTTTGTCCGTTTTGGTCCCCAATTCCGGGTTCAGGACTATCAAACAGCGGTGAATGCGCTAGTGAGAGCTGGATTTCAGGCAAGGGTGACACCATTGGCAGGCGCAAATTCTTAA
- a CDS encoding serine/threonine protein kinase, translated as MLAPLASGTLLDNRYRVVGVARRGKYGQTYLARDQKQFNELCVLKEFVPSQQDPAIAATLLQLFHQEASTLYGLRHPQLPRPRAMIVEGQRFYWVREYVEGKSYGVLLNDRKAKGQTFSEDEVMRLILQLLPVLSYIHSRGVIHGNISPDSLILRQQDQLPVLINYGLVRDLVARLQLHPVTPEDARGRWGYTPPEKQSAGRVYPNSDLYSLAVTAIVLLTAKPPEELYNESSQSFEWGQGGMVNPKFARILRQMLDQRPQKRFASAEQVLQALEPAMGASIQTSDTQPFPASISVQPAPPPAPKYSPNSGSNQPAPPAALPYPSTSDSEPSLPPRPEPLTPEPPTPEVSADSEMVQPVQATVLQPAEEEHQPAAGEPAAIRKRVRRNRSSGDPRASVAMAVGLALLVGVISWRALSSMRSQPKPPESPPAETANPAPQSPVAQKPVEKEPPAKNPAPKKSPPKPGQAPAPLAARSVPAKKPSGEKPTKQENLTATSASSLRDRLRKLEVNNQVFTELTNEVFYAKYPQFKDQQGGGKTEQGKARWNETANNVIDKLESLSPESRKKIGTYQRSDYDQWLTALGEADAKNSPTLDALADGRFFKWFPNQKGKPINPRTTGQVWYAIAADQLDAAKAKKAAQPRKNPAPKADKVD; from the coding sequence ATGCTTGCTCCTCTTGCTTCTGGAACCCTGCTTGACAACCGCTACCGAGTAGTGGGTGTTGCACGACGGGGAAAATACGGTCAAACTTACCTAGCGCGAGATCAGAAGCAGTTTAATGAACTGTGTGTACTGAAGGAATTTGTTCCATCTCAACAGGACCCGGCGATCGCGGCGACACTCCTGCAACTCTTTCATCAGGAAGCGTCCACCCTCTACGGATTACGCCATCCTCAGTTACCTCGTCCACGCGCCATGATCGTTGAGGGACAACGCTTCTACTGGGTGCGAGAATATGTTGAAGGCAAGAGTTACGGGGTTTTGCTCAACGATCGCAAAGCCAAGGGACAAACGTTCTCAGAAGACGAAGTGATGCGGCTGATCCTTCAACTTTTGCCTGTTTTGTCTTACATTCATAGCCGGGGAGTGATTCACGGTAATATTTCACCCGATAGTTTGATTTTGCGTCAGCAAGATCAACTTCCAGTTCTGATTAATTATGGACTGGTGCGGGATCTGGTCGCCCGCTTGCAGCTTCATCCGGTAACGCCGGAAGATGCCCGGGGACGATGGGGCTACACCCCTCCCGAAAAGCAAAGTGCAGGGAGAGTGTACCCAAACAGTGATTTATATTCTCTGGCGGTTACGGCGATCGTTTTATTAACCGCCAAACCACCGGAAGAGCTTTACAACGAAAGTAGTCAGAGCTTTGAGTGGGGACAGGGGGGAATGGTTAACCCCAAGTTTGCTCGGATTCTCCGACAAATGCTCGACCAACGTCCTCAAAAGCGCTTTGCATCGGCTGAGCAGGTTCTTCAGGCTTTAGAACCGGCAATGGGTGCTTCGATTCAAACCTCTGATACCCAGCCCTTCCCCGCTTCTATTTCGGTTCAACCCGCGCCCCCGCCCGCCCCCAAATATTCCCCAAATTCCGGTTCAAATCAACCTGCGCCTCCTGCTGCTCTCCCCTATCCATCGACTTCTGATTCAGAACCATCTCTACCTCCTCGCCCAGAACCTCTCACCCCAGAACCTCCCACCCCAGAAGTTTCTGCTGATTCAGAGATGGTACAACCCGTGCAGGCAACGGTGCTTCAACCAGCTGAGGAGGAACACCAGCCTGCCGCAGGAGAACCAGCAGCAATCAGAAAGCGGGTTCGACGCAACCGCAGTAGTGGCGATCCACGGGCATCCGTAGCGATGGCGGTGGGGTTAGCGTTGTTAGTTGGGGTAATTTCCTGGAGGGCACTCTCCTCTATGAGATCGCAGCCCAAACCCCCCGAATCTCCTCCAGCAGAAACAGCCAACCCCGCGCCTCAAAGTCCGGTGGCACAAAAGCCCGTAGAAAAAGAACCCCCAGCAAAAAATCCGGCACCAAAAAAATCACCCCCTAAACCTGGACAGGCTCCTGCTCCTTTGGCAGCTCGTTCTGTCCCTGCCAAGAAACCTTCTGGGGAAAAGCCAACCAAGCAGGAAAACCTGACTGCCACTTCAGCCAGTTCACTGCGTGATCGCCTGCGTAAGCTGGAAGTAAACAATCAAGTCTTTACAGAGCTGACCAATGAAGTGTTCTATGCCAAATACCCTCAGTTCAAGGATCAGCAGGGTGGCGGCAAGACTGAACAGGGTAAAGCACGGTGGAACGAGACTGCTAATAACGTGATAGATAAACTGGAAAGCCTTTCGCCAGAAAGCCGCAAGAAAATTGGAACCTACCAGCGCTCTGACTATGACCAGTGGCTAACCGCCTTAGGAGAAGCTGATGCAAAAAATAGTCCGACTCTAGATGCACTGGCAGATGGGCGGTTCTTCAAATGGTTTCCAAATCAAAAGGGTAAACCAATCAATCCCCGTACAACGGGTCAAGTCTGGTACGCGATCGCCGCAGATCAGTTAGACGCAGCCAAAGCCAAGAAAGCCGCCCAACCCAGAAAAAATCCAGCTCCCAAAGCAGACAAGGTTGATTAA
- a CDS encoding phosphate ABC transporter substrate-binding/OmpA family protein: protein MMKRTEPALILAFITTAILSVGGLWLLSKVSPGLVPGLIGQSAPGANSSDPQQQTQMTVLGDTFSGYSTFRSAAFQQALKETGVSLRYEDEFDQAKRAERMNQGQADLLVTTLDQFLKQKPQGKIVALIDRTVGADAVVLNTKKYPNLKSLLDLNQLVARARSQGQTLGMAFAGDTPSEYLALVLDTKFEAFQLQNFQIAKVGDASEAWKLLQDPTKNTAIAVLWEPFVTQARQRGYTVVLSSKDAPEAIVDVLVASDRLLQSQPQKVSEFLEAYYRRIDTNVRDASQLQTQIAEDGKLSAMDAAAVLQGIEFFTATEAKEWLTKGILTKRINSTAAVLTLTGRLNQVPPQPEKLFTSQFITKAASNTQTLIDLVRADNPSLANRLSGKGRAIAPTQKLNVSQVKAAPDIGNLQVQGEVSFGVGSADLTSDGTQTLAQLVQEINEFNTQTVAVRVIGHTSRTGSASFNQSLSQQRAQVVVDYLRTRGIRHNIIAEGKGFSQPLPGIQPGSSRNQRTEIRLVRVN, encoded by the coding sequence ATGATGAAACGGACAGAGCCAGCTTTAATTCTGGCATTTATTACCACTGCAATTTTGAGTGTTGGAGGGCTTTGGCTTCTGAGTAAGGTCTCTCCTGGTCTCGTTCCCGGGCTAATCGGGCAATCTGCACCAGGTGCAAACTCATCCGACCCTCAGCAGCAGACTCAGATGACCGTCCTGGGGGATACTTTTAGCGGTTATAGCACCTTCCGTAGTGCGGCCTTTCAACAGGCATTGAAGGAAACTGGGGTGAGTTTGCGCTACGAGGATGAATTTGACCAGGCGAAACGGGCGGAGCGGATGAACCAGGGACAAGCCGATCTGCTGGTAACAACACTGGATCAGTTTCTTAAGCAAAAGCCCCAGGGAAAAATTGTGGCATTAATTGACCGAACCGTCGGGGCAGATGCCGTGGTTCTAAATACGAAAAAATACCCTAATCTCAAGTCCCTGCTTGATCTTAACCAATTAGTCGCTCGCGCCCGATCGCAGGGGCAGACGCTTGGGATGGCGTTTGCTGGAGATACGCCGAGTGAGTACCTGGCTTTGGTTTTGGATACCAAATTTGAGGCATTTCAACTCCAGAATTTTCAAATTGCCAAAGTGGGAGATGCTTCTGAAGCCTGGAAGTTGTTGCAAGATCCGACCAAGAATACGGCGATCGCGGTCCTGTGGGAACCATTTGTCACTCAGGCACGACAACGGGGATACACGGTCGTGCTGTCCAGTAAAGATGCGCCGGAGGCGATTGTAGATGTGCTTGTAGCCTCCGATCGCTTGCTGCAATCGCAACCACAAAAGGTATCGGAGTTTTTGGAAGCTTACTACCGCCGGATTGATACTAACGTTCGGGATGCTTCTCAGCTTCAAACCCAAATTGCTGAGGATGGCAAGTTGTCTGCAATGGATGCCGCAGCAGTGTTGCAGGGAATTGAATTTTTTACGGCAACTGAAGCAAAAGAATGGCTAACCAAAGGAATTTTGACGAAACGAATTAACTCCACAGCCGCAGTGCTGACGCTTACTGGACGCTTGAACCAGGTTCCGCCCCAGCCAGAGAAGCTATTTACCAGCCAATTTATTACCAAAGCTGCCAGTAATACCCAAACCCTGATCGATCTGGTGAGGGCAGATAACCCCTCCTTAGCCAATCGGTTATCGGGTAAGGGTAGAGCGATCGCCCCGACTCAAAAACTGAATGTGAGCCAGGTTAAAGCAGCTCCTGATATTGGTAACTTGCAGGTGCAGGGTGAAGTCAGCTTTGGGGTTGGTTCCGCTGATCTGACCTCTGATGGCACTCAAACCCTGGCTCAACTGGTGCAAGAAATTAACGAATTTAATACCCAAACTGTTGCCGTTCGCGTCATTGGACATACATCTCGAACGGGTTCTGCCAGTTTCAACCAGAGCTTAAGCCAGCAGCGGGCACAGGTTGTTGTGGACTATCTGCGTACTAGGGGCATTCGACACAACATTATTGCTGAAGGCAAGGGGTTTAGCCAACCTCTCCCTGGTATTCAACCTGGCAGTTCCCGCAATCAGCGAACTGAAATTCGCCTAGTGAGAGTAAATTAA
- a CDS encoding pentapeptide repeat-containing protein, with amino-acid sequence MFAGQSYKMDSEKSLQRLRELIQLVAEATSDDFFELAKIAGLDPVQDFSTANLSGLDLRSAQLAGANLIGTNLRNANLVNADLEAANLISANLVAANLISARLNNANMIGADLTGANLVSAKLLSTNLTGANLEKAILNHADVRRATLTGVRLDGASLRATILSHSDLRRASLTHVDLSGASLYGVNLSYSDLRWANLSDTNLAGATLEKTRFSGNEGLTREIIYDLRRRGAVFDR; translated from the coding sequence ATGTTTGCTGGACAGTCTTACAAAATGGATAGCGAAAAATCTCTTCAGAGACTTCGAGAGCTGATCCAGCTTGTTGCAGAGGCTACATCGGATGACTTCTTTGAACTAGCAAAAATAGCAGGTCTTGATCCAGTTCAGGACTTCTCGACGGCTAACCTGAGTGGCTTAGATCTGCGGTCTGCTCAACTGGCAGGAGCCAACCTGATCGGAACGAATCTGAGAAATGCAAATCTGGTCAATGCGGATCTAGAAGCAGCTAATTTAATTAGTGCCAATTTGGTTGCTGCTAACTTAATTAGCGCGAGATTAAATAACGCCAATATGATTGGAGCCGATTTAACGGGTGCAAATTTAGTCAGCGCAAAGTTGCTTAGCACAAATTTAACGGGTGCAAATCTCGAAAAAGCCATTCTCAATCACGCCGATGTACGTCGAGCCACTTTAACGGGTGTCCGATTAGACGGTGCCAGTTTGCGAGCAACAATCCTGAGCCATTCAGATTTGCGTCGTGCCAGTTTGACCCATGTTGATCTCAGTGGTGCCAGTCTTTATGGGGTCAATCTGAGCTATTCTGACCTGCGCTGGGCAAACTTAAGTGATACAAATTTGGCGGGTGCCACGCTGGAGAAAACTCGTTTTTCTGGAAACGAAGGACTCACACGCGAAATAATATATGACCTGAGGCGACGGGGCGCAGTTTTTGATCGCTGA